Genomic segment of Danaus plexippus chromosome 5, MEX_DaPlex, whole genome shotgun sequence:
AGTTAATACCGGTTGGTAATCTGAAATGTTAAGtacctataatttttttttattatttcgctCTCTTAATTAAAAGGTATGAAAAATGTCTCgaaactgaaaattttaattgcccCAAGTTAAATTCCTCttgaatattatacatattacagaGTCGTGTTAGGAACTCGCTTGATAATATGTAgcgtatatacatatatatattattatatatttataattctatttaatgaaggtttatatattattcgtgTTCCGTGACGTCACGACCGCGCCCCCTCCCATTGTATTCAAACAAACGTTCACCCGCTGTCattgttattacaattattcagATACTGTTTGATACGAACGCTTGTATTCATTACTACTGTTAcaactatactatactatgcACATTATTATGACGATACaattctatatacatatacatatatatttattacacggCATTTTAAAAGACTTTTTTTTGCCTACGTCTTTATTTACGCAGTGAGCAAACAACTATTACATCAATTAAAACCAATgatttaaaggaaatttacAAAGTCCGGTTATAACACAGACgtcatataaacaatattctattgtaaatatttacatatattttattttaatcgttCCATATAATTGCTGATTAAATTAACGGTTTGTACTTTAACGAAGATTACAGAGAGGTAGATAATAGATATTATACTTACCAGAGGTCACATCGACGAACTAAACACAGACAGTTTAGAGTTTTTCTGTCTTAAATCTTCGCACTTGATGACATCGTAtatggatttaaaataaaaaaaaaatctatttaattaggAAACGCAAACAAGTATTAAGAACAACTTAAGATTACTTCAAATTTTCATCTTCACATCACTTACGAAATACCTATTTCTGTCGTAAACGTTTTCTAATACAATATGCGACgatttaagaaataacataaaacgGTGATGCTAAATAGTTATAGggataattatgtaaatagtttaAGAAGAAAATTTCCTCGATAGGTACctgatatacatatgtataagtatagatttgttttatataaacacatgTACACAATGTACTGTGGAATGAAGTGAGGTCTGAAGTACCGCGTCAAGTAACAGAGGTTAATTACGCAATGCCACAATAGTTTCATCGTGTGGATTATGTATTCATATATACTCGatacttgtatattatatatagaaacaatatttatttaataagcatGTTGCATTACATCCGCGGCacacacaatatatatgtatatatatgtatgtatgtataataatcattattttattatattaagccTTTAGAAAAActctttttataacaaaaaattccttgataattttaactacaaagtaatttttgtaGAATTCTCTGAAGCAATAAAGTGCTTTTGTTTCAACAAGACAATATAGaaagtaaacaaatttattgattaaatatgtaatattaatatgaaaatgtaaagAAGGAGAAcaggtttatatttttaatagtcaattttatttcatagtctTATATTGATGCCTGAACTGTGACAAACtggtatatatagtattttgatcaattaaaatatccatAGTTTTAGTACACTTCATACATTTCCCTCATATGAAATCTTGTATGGCACGATAGTTTAGTTGGCAAAGCGATTTCAATTCGACATTCAGGAGGCTGCGGTTTCGAATCCTGCTTGTGTCGGTGAATTTTTAgttctatattcaaatttaaaagcttTGCACTTTAAAATGAGTTTAATATCAATGTATGTATACATCGTTTCTCATACAATAGGGTATGGCGTTTTCTATAGAGGAGCGTCAGGCGATGGGTATCCATGGCCTGTTGCCGCCCAGGGTGAAGACACAGGAGGAACAGGTACAACTGTGCAAGCTGTCCATAGACCGCTACGAGGATCCCCTCAACAAATACATCTACCTTATGGGCTTGTTGGTGAGTAAATGACCATTACCCTGTTACCCGTGatcttagtttaatatttctcaaacGAGATCAAAACGTTCTTCCGTAATTGACTttggaaatttaattaaaattgtacacAAATTAATGCGAAAGTGTGATAACTAGCCATTGTTATACAGAGCGGGCCTAATTACTTTTCGACTTGTAATCATTAAAGAGATcggacttttttattataatgtatggaaaacatattttttttaataaatcgaatatttttggtactatttatataaaatatatataaatgtgaaacATCTCGATTTCTGTATCTTTACTACAAGTTTGCAgctaaactaatatataaagcttccgattttcattcaaaagtcTTATAGTTCACGATTATACTATCCGTGTCGAGTTAGAAGTAAACTAAGTACGTAAGGGGATAAATGAGATATTCCAAACCGTTTTGTGATTAACATTATCGTTCATGGAACATGAATCTCTTTGAGAACTCGACTAACTGTTATCAATCAACATTAAACGACACTTAACCCGTGACCAACTTGGTGACGAGATTTACAAGATTGAGAACAACTTAATGAGGTGGTCCCTGGAAGATTCAATGAGTAATACATCACGGAGacatgaatgaaaaaaaaacatttagattACTACGAAAAACTCCATAGAAAATGTATGATTCAAATGCTTAGGtataaatttagatattgCTATACGATTGCTAACAATAAACTTGTATGAAAATCCAGAAGTGGCAAGGTCTTTCCAGCTGCAACATTTCCAGCACAATAATAGACGTGTAACGTTTAGGACCGTAACGAGCACCTGTTCTATCGCTTCGTCGGCGAAAACGTGGCAGAGATGATGCCAATAGTGTACACGCCGACGGTGGGCCTCGCCTGCCAGAAGTACGGCCTCGTGTACCGCAGGCCTCGGGGGCTCTTCATCACGATCAACGATAAGGGTTACGTGTACGATATACTTAAGAACTGGTGAGTAGActatgtatacatatgtactgGTTCGACTTTTCTACTTAGTAATGACATTTACCTTTGACCTTGGAAATATCATATAGATCTGCCTGctattgttactttttatagtaaaatttttgaagatTATCTACTGTTGTAATTGTAGTCGTTCCAAAATTATTCTAGAATTGGTTAAATATTCagttaaattcaattgtaTACTTCATGCTTGAAATCAATAATGTAACAGATGGAACTCTacagtattatatatgttaaagtgTAGCTTAACGGTTCCATTACAAAGTCCGAGTGACGTCATCGGTTACGTCATCAGACGAGCGCCGCGTGACGTAACAGATCGTGTGTTTCCCTAATGTAtgataaaagtaaacaaaaacgTTTCCTTAACTCACACGTCGTTGGGTTTCCAGTGTTTTTGtcgtaatgtttattttaatgattcgttaattttttatcattgccAGTACACAAACAGAACGCCGAAtaacttaaaatgaaaaaattgaaACTCTTTTGTAAATACGAGTTTATGTGGAAGTTCggatgtatggatgtttgttgcATTTTTACGCTGAAACTGCTGCACttgttttgaataaactttCCAGTAATGTAGCATAAAGACATGATAGTAACATTGAGGCTATAAACCCTGAAATCCGTGTACTCGTAGAAAAATAAAGCTAAAGTCCATGGTCGAGGGCGAAAGCTAGTTAGtatgtgattaaaatatattaaattcaaagtgTATTTTCCAATATAAGGCCGGAGACAGACGTGCGTGCGATCGTTGTGACCGACGGTGAACGTATCCTGGGTCTGGGTGACCTGGGAGCCTGCGGCATGGGCATCCCGGTAGGGAAGCTCGCTCTATACACAGCACTGGCCGGGATCAAACCACATCAGTGTCTGCCCATCACTATCGGTGAGGATtagtattcatattatttgaatttcgcGCCTCTAAATATCGACTCACGCTTGACTGGTCAGAAATGTCGGTTTAATCGTCTTCATTAATGAATttcaattaagttaaattgtttattaatgattCGTCTTCCCGTCGTTTCCAGACGTGGGCACCAACAACCAGGGTATGTTGGACGACCCCCTGTACATAGGTCTGAGACAGCGCCGTGTCCGCGGCCCGCAGTACGACGAGCTCATCCAGGAGTTCATGGAGGCGGTGGTGAAGAGATACGGACAGAACTGTCTCGTACAGTTCGAGGACTTCGGCAATGCGAACGCCTTCAGACTGCTCGAGAAGTACCGCGGGAAGTTAGTGAGAGTTACTGATATTAAGAGTTGACCGCTTCTGTTGTAGCACCGTGTGGTTGTGGAGGATGAGGCATGAAAGaactacatttatatatgaacaaaGGAGAATGAGGGTAGATGGAAAAGTCACGTGGCCAATGTGTTCAggcatttatatatgttagatgaaaatagttttcaatcaTAGAACTTGATTCTTCatcagttatattataatatagtgaTTTGTGAATTAATTTCCAGATACTGCACCTTCAACGACGACATCCAAGGCACGGCTGCCGTGGCTGTGGCGGGTCTGCTGGCTAGTCTGAGGGTCACCAACAAACAACTGTCCGATAATGTTATAGTGTTCCAGGGAGCGGGAGAGGTGAGAGACATCggatgttataataatatattagagtGTAGAGGAACAACTTCCAGGTGAGAGGAGCTGGGGACGAAAACTagtgttaataaattcaatatttataaataattaaaaagtaaataaatatgttatttggaGCAATTCTTCTTCAATAACGCTTGTATAAAACAATCTCCATAATCAACAGTAttcttaacaatatatacagTGAGGGACTCAAGAAATGCCAGTACTCACGAGTGTATGTGTACCAGGCCTCTTTAGGTATCGCGGAGCTGTGCGTGATGGCGATGAAGGCCGAGGGTACGTCGGAGGAGGACGCCAGGGGTCGCATCTTCATGGTGGACTCCAAGGGCCTGATCGTCAAGAACAGGCCCGAGGGCGGACTCAACGAACATAAGGAGAAGTTCGCCAAGGACTGTCCGCCAATCAGGACACTCGCCGAGGTCGTGGAGGTCGTCAAGCCGTCCGTACTCATCGGTAATgactacatataatatatagcaaCCGGACGTTTTGGCTTATACCGATGACTTTGAGCTTTATCTATATCACAAAGTCATTTCACAATCTATGGTCCATCAATAAATCTTCTGACCCCCCCCCCTCCCCCTTCCCAGGTGCCGCGGCCATAGGTGGTGCGTTCACTCCGTCCATTCTCCGCGCGATGGGAGACAACAACCAGAGACCCGTGGTGTTCGCTCTCTCCAACCCGACCAGTAAGGCGGAGTGTACCGCCGAGGAGGCCTACGTCAACACTGATGTATGAACTCACCTTATATACTGTTGTATACAACCAGCCGATaccttttaatatagtttatacGATAACTGACCGTCAGCGACATCTAGCGTCTGTCTCAGGACTTACTGC
This window contains:
- the LOC116769205 gene encoding NADP-dependent malic enzyme-like isoform X2, producing MGNSASLKVNDKRKWKSETAMSPAPPAPCDKNTNKSEVGKQSLVGSRTSKYDMERDRIGVWGSGDGQSNSRLSGLDRLKHPGLNKGMAFSIEERQAMGIHGLLPPRVKTQEEQVQLCKLSIDRYEDPLNKYIYLMGLLDRNEHLFYRFVGENVAEMMPIVYTPTVGLACQKYGLVYRRPRGLFITINDKGYVYDILKNWPETDVRAIVVTDGERILGLGDLGACGMGIPVGKLALYTALAGIKPHQCLPITIDVGTNNQGMLDDPLYIGLRQRRVRGPQYDELIQEFMEAVVKRYGQNCLVQFEDFGNANAFRLLEKYRGKYCTFNDDIQGTAAVAVAGLLASLRVTNKQLSDNVIVFQGAGEASLGIAELCVMAMKAEGTSEEDARGRIFMVDSKGLIVKNRPEGGLNEHKEKFAKDCPPIRTLAEVVEVVKPSVLIGAAAIGGAFTPSILRAMGDNNQRPVVFALSNPTSKAECTAEEAYVNTDERAIFASGSPFPDYRTKDGRVLRPGQGNNAYIFPGLALGILCAGLVDVSEDFMLLAAEALADIVSQENLDQGSLYPPLEDIQECSVKIAKKIVEHAYATGKASVQPPPLDTEAFIRSQMYDVRYGRALPPVYDWPHDAPKVNVL
- the LOC116769205 gene encoding NADP-dependent malic enzyme-like isoform X3; translated protein: MSPAPPAPCDKNTNKSEVGKQSLVGSRTSKYDMERDRIGVWGSGDGQSNSRLSGLDRLKHPGLNKGMAFSIEERQAMGIHGLLPPRVKTQEEQVQLCKLSIDRYEDPLNKYIYLMGLLDRNEHLFYRFVGENVAEMMPIVYTPTVGLACQKYGLVYRRPRGLFITINDKGYVYDILKNWPETDVRAIVVTDGERILGLGDLGACGMGIPVGKLALYTALAGIKPHQCLPITIDVGTNNQGMLDDPLYIGLRQRRVRGPQYDELIQEFMEAVVKRYGQNCLVQFEDFGNANAFRLLEKYRGKYCTFNDDIQGTAAVAVAGLLASLRVTNKQLSDNVIVFQGAGEASLGIAELCVMAMKAEGTSEEDARGRIFMVDSKGLIVKNRPEGGLNEHKEKFAKDCPPIRTLAEVVEVVKPSVLIGAAAIGGAFTPSILRAMGDNNQRPVVFALSNPTSKAECTAEEAYVNTDERAIFASGSPFPDYRTKDGRVLRPGQGNNAYIFPGLALGILCAGLVDVSEDFMLLAAEALADIVSQENLDQGSLYPPLEDIQECSVKIAKKIVEHAYATGKASVQPPPLDTEAFIRSQMYDVRYGRALPPVYDWPHDAPKVNVL
- the LOC116769205 gene encoding NADP-dependent malic enzyme-like isoform X1, with protein sequence MEYLNRKVKSNGQIDTRQMNGASNARKKLSETAMSPAPPAPCDKNTNKSEVGKQSLVGSRTSKYDMERDRIGVWGSGDGQSNSRLSGLDRLKHPGLNKGMAFSIEERQAMGIHGLLPPRVKTQEEQVQLCKLSIDRYEDPLNKYIYLMGLLDRNEHLFYRFVGENVAEMMPIVYTPTVGLACQKYGLVYRRPRGLFITINDKGYVYDILKNWPETDVRAIVVTDGERILGLGDLGACGMGIPVGKLALYTALAGIKPHQCLPITIDVGTNNQGMLDDPLYIGLRQRRVRGPQYDELIQEFMEAVVKRYGQNCLVQFEDFGNANAFRLLEKYRGKYCTFNDDIQGTAAVAVAGLLASLRVTNKQLSDNVIVFQGAGEASLGIAELCVMAMKAEGTSEEDARGRIFMVDSKGLIVKNRPEGGLNEHKEKFAKDCPPIRTLAEVVEVVKPSVLIGAAAIGGAFTPSILRAMGDNNQRPVVFALSNPTSKAECTAEEAYVNTDERAIFASGSPFPDYRTKDGRVLRPGQGNNAYIFPGLALGILCAGLVDVSEDFMLLAAEALADIVSQENLDQGSLYPPLEDIQECSVKIAKKIVEHAYATGKASVQPPPLDTEAFIRSQMYDVRYGRALPPVYDWPHDAPKVNVL